Proteins encoded together in one Apis cerana isolate GH-2021 linkage group LG4, AcerK_1.0, whole genome shotgun sequence window:
- the LOC107996140 gene encoding protein mothers against dpp translates to MDDEEGSSSSGPMSSLNSLFSFTSPAVKKLLGWKQGDEEEKWAEKAVDSLVKKLKKRKGAIEELERALSCPGTPSKCVTIPRSLDGRLQVSHRKGLPHVIYCRVWRWPDLQSHHELKPLELCQYPFSAKQKEVCINPYHYKRVESPVLPPVLVPRHSEYAPGHSLLPFQQIAEPTMPHNVSYSSSGFNAGSTGGVNPTSPMSSVGSVPSPGSTTSPNPQSPYGTNGLPETPPPAYSPPEDGSQSGQSPPPDPVAMDTSGSAEVAPVCYQEPPYWASIAYYELNCRVGEVFHCHSHSVIVDGFTNPSNNSDRFCLGQLSNVNRNSTIENTRRHIGKGVHLYYVGGEVYAECLSDSAIFVQSRNCNHHHGFHPSTVCKIPPGCSLKIFNNQEFAQLLSQSVNHGFEAVYELTKMCTIRMSFVKGWGAEYHRQDVTSTPCWIEAHLHGPLQWLDKVLTQMGSPHNAISSVS, encoded by the exons ATGGATGATGAAGAAGGATCATCAAGTTCTGGACCTATGTCTTCATTGaatagtttattttcatttactaGTCCTGctgtaaaaaaattgcttgGTTGGAAACAGGgtgatgaagaagaaaaatgggcAGAAAAAGCAGTTGATtcattagtaaaaaaattaaaaaaacgaaaaggtGCAATTGAAGAATTAGAACGGGCATTAAGTTGTCCAGGCACTCCTAGTAAATGTGTAACAATTCCAAGAAGTTTAGATGGTAGATTACAAGTTTCTCATCGTAAGGGTTTACCACATGTAATTTATTGTAGAGTGTGGAGATGGCCAGATTTGCAATCACATCATGAATTAAAACCATTAGAATTATGTCAATATCCCTTTTCTGCTAAACAAAAAGAAGTTTGTATCAATCcttatcattataaaagaGTAGAAAGTCCAGTACTACCACCTGTATTAGTTCCTAGGCATTCAGAATATGCACCTGGACATTCATTGTTACCATTTCAACAAATAGCAGAACCAACAATGCCACACAATGTATCCTATTCTTCTAGTGGATTTAATGCTGGATCTACTGGTGGTGTAAATCCAACATCACCTATGTCATCTGTTGGATCTGTTCCAAGTCCAGGAAGTACAACATCACCAAATCCACAAAGTCCATATGGTACTAATGGATTACCAGAAACTCCTCCTCCAGCATATTCTCCTCCTGAAGATGGTTCACAATCTGGTCAGTCACCACCACCTGATCCTGTAGCTATGGATACAAGTGGATCAGCTGAAGTAGCTCCAGTATGTTACCAAGAACCACCTTACTGGGCCTCTATTgcatattatgaattaaattgtaGAGTGGGTGAAGTTTTTCATTGCCATTCCCACTCTGTTATTGTGGATGGCTTTACAAATCCAAGTAATAATTCTGATAGGTTTTGCCTTGGACAGTTGTCCAATGTAAATCGTAATTCTACTATTGAAAATACAAGAAGACATATAGGCAAAGgagtacatttatattatgtaggTGGTGAAGTTTATGCAGAATGTCTTTCTGATTCTGCTATATTTGTACAATCTAGAAATTGTAATCATCACCATGGATTTCATCCTAGTACAGTTTGTAAGATTCCACCAGGAtgttcattgaaaatatttaataatcaagaGTTTGCCCAATTACTTTCACAAAGTGTTAATCATGGTTTTGAAGCAGTTTatgaattaacaaaaatgtGCACTATaag AATGTCATTTGTTAAAGGATGGGGTGCTGAATATCATAGACAAGATGTTACATCCACTCCTTGTTGGATTGAAGCACATTTACATGGACCTTTACAGTGGCTAGATAAAGTGTTAACACAAATGGGTTCTCCTCATAATGCTATAAGTTCTGTATCATAA
- the LOC114577294 gene encoding protein phosphatase 1 regulatory subunit 42-like isoform X2: MARLTTQYIEKKCSQEQLNKALNKKIKKDQLYLTHLRMNNMFISNISNFSNYKNLKVIYLQNNNISKIENLHYASNLTHLYLQHNIISKIENLNYLEKLQTLYLGYNKILVVEGLENLKNLTVLQIENQKLPFGESLYFDPRSILALSTCLKVLNISGNKITSLKNIKELYKLEILDATNNIIDDINDLTETINILISLKDLSLQGNPITKYYRYKENLIANNDTIKTLDGKTVTDVCRCFMKRFKMKKHLYHTKKLLNTADEDITSSLNLPPALKASISRAIFQHPDSKLSTITSVINKTQSYIYPSWKIGANIIKNGRITPKPFWNTIKIKKTKKSNHVQPILNTEIIKLPPI; this comes from the exons atggCAAGATTAACTACACAATATATTGAGAAGAAGTGCTCACAAGAGCAATTAAATAAAGctctcaataaaaaaataaaaaaagatcaattatatttaactcaTTTACGtatgaataatatgtttatcaGCAATAtt agtaATTTCagtaattacaaaaatcttaaagtaatatatttacaaaacaataatatttcgaagatagaaaatttacaCTATGCATCTAACTTAACGCATTTATACCTAcagcataatataataagtaaaatagaaaatttaaattatcttgaaaAACTGCAAACACTTTATTtaggatataataaaatattagtagtAGAAGgtcttgaaaatttgaaaaatttaactgTTTTGcaaatagaaaatcaaaaattaccttttggagaatcattatattttgatcCACGAAGTATACTCGCTTTATcc ACTTGTTTAAAAGTACTTAACATTTCtggtaataaaataacatctctaaaaaatattaaagaattatataaattagaaattctagatgctacaaataatattattgatgatATCAATGATTTAACAGAGACTATAAATATTctgatttctttaaaagatctATCTTTACAAGGTAATcctataacaaaatattataggtACAAGGAAAATCTTATTGCAAATAATGATACAATaa AAACTCTTGATGGAAAAACGGTGACAGATGTATGTAGATGTTTTATGAAAAGATTTAAGATGAAAAAACATCTTTATcatactaaaaaattattaaatactgcGGATGAAGACATTACaa gTTCATTAAATTTACCACCTGCATTGAAAGCATCAATATCCAGAGCAATATTTCAACATCCTGATTCAAAATTGTCTACAATTACATCTGTAATTAATAAGAcacaatcatatatatatccatcatGGAAAATTG gtgcaaatattataaaaaatggccGTATTACTCCAAAACCATTTTGgaatacgattaaaattaaaaaaactaaaaagtcTAATCATGTACAACCAATATTAAAcactgaaattattaaattaccacctatttaa
- the LOC107996147 gene encoding integrator complex subunit 8 produces the protein MMDVDLLRPGTVPISPDTILWFEFLLNPSLLQQHLSKPSPDPSATDLIIKFMTINSEQKENEVKIVDTESNDAKSSTAIKWTHRNLALKILSLKIAAHLKWDLDVLEKKLPLPIQLTLLQDLLYITSDLIVEIPTIPEFTIHPISDQVLFTIVLYHRWHIRAIIYRALNNKQSKQQFLHIPGIQESTYVPPGVIDDIIRKLEAQVSNSVNVLNNILESKDISPKMLSFDTFQMLSEDSIEIKQNWENMYSINLEEFKCQIHYDLARFHLLKEEYQEAKRHIIQAKELFYNFNNSGDMLYCKIRKESLDGCCLACEVSIEGITSSLTQQLQASIKDQYTNILQILQADNISREIPQVYRDNLELDVQGGSVNRKIVVARDLLLQIQCLNLIRKILDGSIILGDYITEIQAAGSKGIEVFFWALENVLEQLTAKDKTRISRYLLYLVHTSNIDGFASKILSDPLYMTLFNDKELDTIRKSAIIEELELPDLLLKNDWGIPLITYTQNSKIEVFGLEQRLIQSYDTNEIHEILLHLDGKHRMKPLWLVNSCWELPIPLQSVVMSLSRGFLQDYSYVLLAKSRELVMSKDFEGAIEILNVLEKEVQQHSQSGNTLIFKLCKLVNWECLLIEILRRLHNWPTTNICDTENLITRCKQCLGALQATDQVIPRQEIIEYCTVFLLNMTEWDYLTSLEKRFSYSEFAAAISSVCQDIVKYKAGRKFSREAWDMVLTAFGPSRDQPQKRSNSGNSGTSTGSASRDVIASIGGTLSRLREPMVLTVVISLLARLRNVLRDESSLELHAQYLSLWPAVVPNANSYNIRSIGELLFQLLTQALKYYPTNVPWLRLMGDLNFVLGYYESAIKYYLEAIMVASDLFSQPVPRSQIDDLVYRRMIKCCAHLQCYTQAAVLCQFLEEVDYTLAFKMAASDQKSCAPADAMDAYYHCIWDTTILEYLIHLHTKRGEHHRKQLAIKVIGSLELNSNNNEEIQREAANIRKAKFLRALAKQYVY, from the exons atgaTGGATGTGGATTTATTAAGACCAGGCACTGTGCCGATATCTCCTGATACAATACTTtggtttgaatttttattaaatccatCTTTATTGCAACAACATTTATCCAAACCTTCTCCTG atcccTCAGCAACAGacttaataatcaaatttatgacAATAAATTCAGAACAAAAGGAAAATGaagtaaaaattgttgataCTGAATCAAATGATGCAAAATCTAGTACTGCAATTAAATGGACTCATAGAAATCTTGctctaaaaattctttctttgaaaatagCAGCTCACTTAAAATGGGATTTGGatgtattagaaaaaaaattaccattaCCAATACAATTAACATTACTTCAAGATCTTCTTTATATAACATCGGATTTAATTGTGGAAATACCAACTATACCTGAATTTACAATACATCCAATTTCAGATCAAGTGTTATttacaattgttttatatCATAGATGGCATATAAGAGCAATTATTTATAGAgccttaaataataaacagtCAAAACAACAATTTCTTCATat tccAGGTATTCAAGAATCAACATATGTGCCACCTGGTGTAATAGATGATATAATTAGGAAATTAGAAGCTCAAGTATCTAATAgtgtaaatgtattaaataatattcttgaaagTAAAGATATAAGTCCAAAAATGTTATCATTTGACACTTTTCAAATGTTATCTGAAGATAGTATAgagattaaacaaaattggGAAAATATGTATTCCattaatttagaagaatttaaatgtcaa ATACATTATGATTTAGCAAGATTTCATTtgttaaaagaagaatatcaaGAAGCAAAACGTCATATTATACAAGCCaaagaattgttttataatttcaataattcaggAGATATGTTGTAttgtaaaattcgaaaagaatcTTTAGATGGTTGTTGTTTAGCATGCGAAGTATCCATAGAAGGAATAACTTCCAGTCTTACTCAACAATTGCAAGCATCAATTAAAGATCAATATAct aatatattacaaattcttCAAGCAGATAACATTTCAAGAGAAATTCCTCAGGTTTATAGAGATAATTTAGAACTTGATGTGCAAGGAGGATctgttaatagaaaaattgtagtAGCTCGTGATCTTTTGCTTCAAATTCaatgtttaaatttgattagaaaaattttggatGGTAGCATAATTCTTGGTGATTATATAACAGAAATACAAGCAGCTGGAAGTAAAGGAATTGAAGTATTTTTTTGG gctCTTGAAAATGTTTTAGAACAACTTACTGCTAAAGACAAAACACGCATTTCGCGCTATCTCCTTTATCTCGTACATACGAGTAACATTGATGGATTTGCTTCTAAAATACTTAGTGATCCATTATATATgacattatttaatgataaagaatTAGATACCATCAGAAAATCGGCTATTATTGAAGAATTAGAGTTAccggatttattattaaaaaatgattgggGCATACCTTTAATAACATATACTC AAAACTCCAAAATAGAAGTATTTGGATTAGAACAAAGATTAATACAATCATATGATACTAAtgaaattcatgaaatattattacatttagatGGAAAACATCGTATGAAACCTTTATGGTTAGTGAATAGTTGTTGGGAATTACCTATTCCATTACAAAGTGTTGTAATGTCCCTTTCTAGAGGTTTTCTTCAAGATTATTCATATGTATTATTAGCAAAAAGTAGAGAATTAGTAATGTCTAAAGATTTTGAAGGagcaattgaaatattaaatgtattagaaaaagaagtaCAGCAACATTCACAAAGTGgcaatacattaatatttaaattatgtaaattagtAAACTGGGAATGTTtacttattgaaattttaagacGCCTTCATAATTGGCCAACAACAaatatat gtgATACAGAAAACTTAATTACAAGATGTAAACAATGTCTTGGAGCATTACAAGCTACAGATCAAGTTATTCCACGacaagaaattattgaatattgcactgtttttcttttaaatatgacTGAATGGGATTATTTAACAAGCTTAGAAAAACGTTTTAGTTATTCAGAATTTGCAGCAGCTATTAGTAGTGTTTGTCAAGATATTGTTAAGTACAAAGcaggaagaaaattttcaagagaaGCATGGGATATGG tattaacTGCTTTTGGGCCAAGTAGAGATCAACCACAAAAACGAAGTAATAGTGGTAATAGTGGAACAAGTACTGGTAGTGCTTCAAGAGATGTTATTGCTAGTATTGGAGGTACACTTAGTAGATTACGTGAACCTATGGTTCTTACCgttgttatttcattattagcGCGTTTACGGAATGTTTTACGCGATGAATCTAGTCTTGAATTACATGCGCAGTATCTTTCTCTTTGGCCTGCTGTTGTACCAAA tgctaattcttataatatcaGAAGCATTGGAGAAttattgtttcaattattaacacaagctttaaaatattatccaaCTAATGTTCCTTGGTTAAGATTAATGGGAGATCTTAATTTTG ttttaggaTATTATGAAagtgcaataaaatattatttagaagcTATTATGGTAGCTAGTGATCTGTTTAGTCAACCAGTACCAAGATCACAGATTGATGATCTTGTTTATAGACGCATGATTAAATGTTGTGCTCATTTACAATGTTATACACAAGCTGCTGTATTATgtcaatttttagaagaagTAGATTATACTTTAGCTTTTAAAATGGCAGCTAGTGATCAAAAAAGTTGTGCTCCAGCAGATGCTATGGATGCATATTATCATTGCATTTGGGATACTACAATACTTGAATATCTCATTCATTTACATACAAAACGTGGTGAACATCATAGAAAACAATTAGCA attaaagtgATTGGTTCATTGGAattgaattctaataataatgaagaaatacaAAGGGAAGCAGCAAATATTCGgaaagcaaaatttttaagagcATTAGCAAAacaatatgtttattaa
- the LOC114577294 gene encoding protein phosphatase 1 regulatory subunit 42-like isoform X1 has product MARLTTQYIEKKCSQEQLNKALNKKIKKDQLYLTHLRMNNMFISNISNFSNYKNLKVIYLQNNNISKIENLHYASNLTHLYLQHNIISKIENLNYLEKLQTLYLGYNKILVVEGLENLKNLTVLQIENQKLPFGESLYFDPRSILALSVSFFIVIFLLYIFIHIYKLFQTCLKVLNISGNKITSLKNIKELYKLEILDATNNIIDDINDLTETINILISLKDLSLQGNPITKYYRYKENLIANNDTIKTLDGKTVTDVCRCFMKRFKMKKHLYHTKKLLNTADEDITSSLNLPPALKASISRAIFQHPDSKLSTITSVINKTQSYIYPSWKIGANIIKNGRITPKPFWNTIKIKKTKKSNHVQPILNTEIIKLPPI; this is encoded by the exons atggCAAGATTAACTACACAATATATTGAGAAGAAGTGCTCACAAGAGCAATTAAATAAAGctctcaataaaaaaataaaaaaagatcaattatatttaactcaTTTACGtatgaataatatgtttatcaGCAATAtt agtaATTTCagtaattacaaaaatcttaaagtaatatatttacaaaacaataatatttcgaagatagaaaatttacaCTATGCATCTAACTTAACGCATTTATACCTAcagcataatataataagtaaaatagaaaatttaaattatcttgaaaAACTGCAAACACTTTATTtaggatataataaaatattagtagtAGAAGgtcttgaaaatttgaaaaatttaactgTTTTGcaaatagaaaatcaaaaattaccttttggagaatcattatattttgatcCACGAAGTATACTCGCTTTATccgtaagtttttttattgttatttttttattatatatatttatacatatatataagctTTTTCAGACTTGTTTAAAAGTACTTAACATTTCtggtaataaaataacatctctaaaaaatattaaagaattatataaattagaaattctagatgctacaaataatattattgatgatATCAATGATTTAACAGAGACTATAAATATTctgatttctttaaaagatctATCTTTACAAGGTAATcctataacaaaatattataggtACAAGGAAAATCTTATTGCAAATAATGATACAATaa AAACTCTTGATGGAAAAACGGTGACAGATGTATGTAGATGTTTTATGAAAAGATTTAAGATGAAAAAACATCTTTATcatactaaaaaattattaaatactgcGGATGAAGACATTACaa gTTCATTAAATTTACCACCTGCATTGAAAGCATCAATATCCAGAGCAATATTTCAACATCCTGATTCAAAATTGTCTACAATTACATCTGTAATTAATAAGAcacaatcatatatatatccatcatGGAAAATTG gtgcaaatattataaaaaatggccGTATTACTCCAAAACCATTTTGgaatacgattaaaattaaaaaaactaaaaagtcTAATCATGTACAACCAATATTAAAcactgaaattattaaattaccacctatttaa